A genomic window from Fibrobacterota bacterium includes:
- a CDS encoding DEAD/DEAH box helicase family protein, with translation MALDPQVGCWVWHDRFKAACQIVEAQHLWGEVALRVWVPARDAIIRASSKDLSLLEDRTVARDQILHVVASARLQDAIEENLLLAPMQSSVVPLPHQLHALNKAMSRDKVRYLLADEVGLGKTIEAGLIWRELKLRGRVKRALVVAPKGLVRQWQAEMRTHFGETLHFIEGADLGAYRSQRGENESLWQQHDQVICSLDSVKPMDVRKGWSPTQLMAYNRERFEELVAAGWDLVIIDESHRLGGSTDQVARYKLGSALSESSPYLLLLSATPHQGKSDQFLRLIQLLDKDSFPDESSVSRERVHPFVIRTEKRQAVDAEGNPLFKPRATRLYPVAWLEHHGHQQSLYDAVTEYVRTGYNQALASKQRHIGFLMILMQRLVTSSTAAIRTTLERRLAQLEAPSAQTSFFDAIDPDDWEELDGQAQVELALQANGWVQEKTEVKTLLELAQATEAQGTDAKAEALLELIYKLQQEEADPALKVLVFTEFVPTQAMLSEFLEGRGFTVVQLNGSLDLDARSQVQAAFAKDVRILISTDAGGEGLNLQFCHVIVNFDMPWNPMRIEQRIGRVDRIGQPHVVRAINFVLQDTVEHRIREVLEQKLALIAQEFGVDKAADVMDSSDVEPLFDELFLKAIQQPESLDTQCEVVAQQVREKVQDTRSHNDLLSDTPNLEPTAARGWRDHPAQFWLERAITSGLTAAGGKATLLEDGWKVQWPDGSTSQRLCFDARTAAQYPEREWCTLEDPRARNLVQGISRWAQGQMLPSVHIDGLPETVRGVWSLWDVSLVCDGFGRKRFLPVFISQEGRSFQPTARRIWDLILTENVSDYVRGDVPSDWYNLSFNAAQSQGERIFSDLSHEHRLWVEAERARTEYAFAARIQMVGRLGLPAVREHRKKRLEQGKGKRMQLLEDASIALPGLHPILFLQVGAA, from the coding sequence ATGGCGCTTGATCCCCAGGTTGGATGCTGGGTTTGGCATGATCGATTCAAGGCGGCTTGCCAGATTGTAGAAGCCCAACACCTTTGGGGTGAGGTTGCTCTACGTGTATGGGTCCCGGCTCGCGATGCCATCATTCGAGCGAGTTCCAAGGATCTTTCTCTACTGGAAGATCGAACCGTTGCGCGTGATCAGATCCTTCATGTGGTCGCATCGGCTCGGCTGCAAGATGCCATCGAAGAGAACCTTCTGTTGGCACCCATGCAATCCAGTGTGGTCCCACTTCCCCACCAGCTCCACGCCTTGAACAAGGCCATGAGCCGCGACAAGGTGCGTTACCTACTCGCTGACGAAGTGGGCCTTGGCAAGACCATCGAAGCCGGGCTCATATGGCGCGAACTCAAGCTGCGCGGTCGGGTCAAACGTGCCCTGGTTGTCGCTCCTAAGGGCCTGGTCCGCCAGTGGCAGGCCGAGATGCGCACGCACTTCGGCGAGACGTTGCACTTCATTGAAGGGGCTGATCTAGGCGCTTACCGGTCGCAGCGCGGTGAGAACGAAAGCCTTTGGCAACAGCACGACCAGGTGATCTGCTCGCTGGACTCGGTGAAGCCCATGGATGTACGCAAAGGCTGGAGCCCGACCCAGCTCATGGCCTACAACCGTGAACGGTTCGAGGAATTGGTTGCGGCAGGTTGGGACCTGGTCATCATCGACGAGTCGCACCGCCTTGGTGGGAGCACCGATCAAGTAGCCCGGTACAAGTTGGGATCGGCCCTATCCGAATCCTCCCCCTACCTCCTCCTGCTGTCGGCCACTCCACACCAGGGCAAGAGCGACCAGTTCTTGCGGTTGATCCAATTGCTCGACAAGGACTCGTTCCCCGACGAATCGAGCGTCAGTCGCGAACGTGTCCACCCCTTCGTGATTCGCACAGAAAAGCGCCAAGCTGTCGATGCCGAAGGCAATCCACTGTTCAAGCCGCGTGCGACCAGGTTGTATCCTGTCGCGTGGCTGGAGCACCATGGCCATCAGCAGAGCTTGTACGATGCGGTGACAGAATATGTCCGCACGGGATACAACCAGGCGCTGGCCAGCAAGCAAAGACACATTGGCTTCTTGATGATCTTGATGCAGCGGCTCGTGACATCGAGCACCGCTGCCATCCGCACCACACTTGAACGACGCCTGGCTCAGTTAGAAGCTCCCTCCGCCCAGACGTCATTCTTCGACGCGATTGATCCTGACGATTGGGAAGAACTGGATGGCCAAGCTCAGGTTGAACTAGCACTGCAGGCCAACGGCTGGGTGCAGGAAAAGACCGAAGTCAAGACCCTGTTGGAGCTTGCTCAAGCGACGGAAGCACAGGGCACAGATGCCAAGGCAGAAGCACTCCTCGAGCTGATCTACAAGCTGCAGCAAGAAGAAGCTGATCCGGCCCTTAAGGTGCTTGTGTTCACAGAGTTCGTTCCGACCCAGGCCATGCTGTCGGAGTTCCTGGAAGGCCGAGGTTTCACGGTCGTGCAACTCAACGGTAGCCTTGATCTCGATGCACGCAGCCAGGTACAGGCAGCGTTCGCCAAGGATGTTCGGATTCTGATTTCCACGGATGCCGGTGGCGAAGGCTTGAACCTCCAGTTCTGTCATGTGATCGTGAACTTCGATATGCCGTGGAACCCCATGCGCATCGAACAACGCATTGGTCGCGTAGATCGCATTGGTCAGCCCCATGTTGTACGCGCCATCAACTTCGTTCTCCAAGACACGGTGGAGCACCGGATTCGCGAGGTGCTGGAACAGAAGCTGGCTCTGATCGCACAGGAGTTCGGGGTAGACAAGGCTGCCGATGTCATGGATTCTTCCGATGTCGAGCCTCTGTTCGATGAGCTGTTCCTCAAAGCTATCCAACAGCCCGAGTCGCTGGATACCCAATGCGAGGTTGTGGCCCAACAGGTGCGAGAGAAGGTTCAGGACACGCGCAGTCACAACGACCTTCTTTCAGACACACCTAACCTGGAGCCAACCGCTGCACGTGGCTGGCGAGATCATCCGGCGCAATTCTGGCTCGAGCGGGCAATCACCTCAGGTCTGACCGCAGCAGGTGGCAAAGCCACATTGCTGGAGGATGGCTGGAAGGTGCAATGGCCAGACGGATCAACAAGTCAACGCCTATGCTTCGATGCTCGAACTGCAGCACAATATCCCGAGAGGGAGTGGTGTACGCTTGAAGACCCTCGTGCCCGTAACCTTGTCCAGGGCATCTCCCGATGGGCTCAAGGTCAGATGTTGCCATCGGTGCACATCGACGGCCTTCCCGAGACTGTGCGGGGCGTATGGTCTCTCTGGGACGTTTCACTGGTCTGTGATGGGTTTGGCCGGAAGCGATTCCTTCCGGTGTTCATCAGTCAGGAAGGCAGATCCTTCCAACCGACCGCGCGTCGGATATGGGATCTAATCCTGACAGAGAATGTTTCGGATTATGTTCGTGGTGACGTACCATCCGATTGGTACAACCTCAGCTTTAATGCAGCACAATCCCAAGGCGAGAGGATCTTCTCCGATCTGTCCCACGAGCATCGGCTTTGGGTTGAAGCCGAGCGAGCGCGTACGGAATACGCCTTCGCAGCTCGGATCCAAATGGTGGGACGACTGGGACTCCCTGCAGTTCGTGAACATCGCAAAAAACGATTGGAACAGGGGAAAGGAAAGAGGATGCAGTTGCTGGAGGATGCCTCGATCGCTCTGCCAGGACTCCATCCCATCCTGTTCTTGCAAGTAGGTGCCGCATGA
- a CDS encoding putative DNA binding domain-containing protein yields the protein MTRDELLERLKGYEWKDIEFKLAARDVPNDAFKSVSAFANTSGGWLVFGVKEHGGGFVIEGVIEVDKVQNDFLSALRGRQKFNHEIAVTESAIHHEGATVLAFFVPESPRTDKPIYISNDIRQSFIRRGAGDEKCTLTEIERLLRDASGVRFEAEPLELDPAKCFDEPSLRWYREQYNRTNPGRTEILDDHAFLHHGGFLAEHQSKLLPTRMGILVLGADAYVRQVLPRMVVDVQRYTGKFAEYSPEFRWSDRLQSEENLVKSWQSLTAFYFREAERPFGVDATSMRRLDAPPDYISFREAAINLLIHQDYGDHRRTPMIRFFTDVSEFFNPGDALASTEQLLDPGDKEVRNPGIVGAFRRIGLSDQAGSGVGAIFSSWRKLGNLPPVLDNNKADKTFRLQLWKEKLQTQEQILAQARLGVSLSEPEAAVFSYLMRKGSVNLVEIKGLTGLNGPSVQQLVQRLTVQVLIQPLSPEAKTFGLASHLMSILTPQIPLETPTNPEGMAQTPESGATVQVTAQVHSIPPALVQLTPAQWMILEHSDTPRTLSELLALTNYRQRAFFKAKQVSPLIEAGLLRMTQPDKPTSSRQQYLITGYGLKLKLARNESPHESTP from the coding sequence ATGACACGCGACGAACTTCTGGAACGGCTCAAAGGCTATGAATGGAAGGACATCGAGTTCAAGCTTGCAGCTCGCGATGTCCCAAATGACGCATTCAAATCCGTTTCTGCGTTCGCCAACACCTCTGGTGGCTGGCTGGTATTTGGAGTCAAGGAGCATGGCGGTGGGTTTGTAATTGAAGGTGTCATCGAAGTCGATAAGGTCCAAAATGATTTTTTGAGCGCATTGAGAGGACGTCAGAAATTCAACCATGAAATCGCTGTAACCGAGTCGGCGATCCATCACGAAGGCGCAACCGTTCTGGCCTTTTTTGTTCCAGAGTCACCGCGTACAGACAAGCCCATCTACATAAGTAACGACATTCGGCAGTCATTCATCCGCCGTGGAGCCGGCGATGAGAAGTGTACTCTGACAGAAATTGAACGCTTGCTCCGTGATGCTTCCGGAGTGCGCTTCGAGGCCGAGCCGCTGGAGCTTGACCCTGCGAAATGCTTCGACGAGCCATCTCTCCGGTGGTACAGGGAGCAGTACAATCGGACCAATCCCGGCAGAACAGAGATACTGGATGACCATGCATTCCTGCATCATGGTGGATTTTTAGCGGAGCACCAAAGCAAACTGCTTCCCACACGGATGGGCATCCTTGTCCTGGGTGCGGATGCCTATGTCCGGCAAGTGCTTCCTCGTATGGTAGTCGACGTCCAGCGGTATACAGGAAAGTTCGCGGAGTACTCACCTGAGTTTCGATGGAGCGATCGCCTTCAGTCTGAAGAGAACCTGGTCAAGTCGTGGCAATCCTTGACCGCATTTTACTTCCGTGAAGCCGAACGGCCGTTCGGTGTGGATGCCACCTCGATGCGACGGTTGGATGCTCCACCCGACTACATCTCGTTTCGCGAGGCGGCGATCAATCTTCTGATCCATCAGGACTACGGGGACCATCGTCGCACTCCCATGATCCGGTTTTTTACGGACGTTTCGGAGTTCTTTAACCCTGGCGACGCCCTCGCCAGCACCGAGCAATTGCTCGACCCTGGCGACAAGGAAGTTCGTAATCCAGGCATCGTGGGAGCCTTCCGGCGCATTGGACTATCGGACCAGGCCGGATCAGGAGTGGGAGCCATCTTCTCTAGCTGGCGAAAGTTGGGGAACTTGCCCCCTGTTTTGGACAACAACAAGGCCGACAAAACGTTCCGCCTGCAGCTCTGGAAAGAGAAGCTCCAAACCCAAGAACAGATCCTCGCACAAGCGCGACTTGGTGTCAGCTTATCTGAACCAGAGGCTGCCGTCTTCTCCTACCTGATGCGCAAGGGAAGCGTCAATCTGGTGGAGATCAAGGGTTTGACCGGACTGAACGGCCCTTCGGTCCAGCAACTTGTGCAGCGCCTAACTGTACAAGTCCTGATCCAGCCCCTCAGTCCCGAAGCCAAGACGTTCGGTCTTGCCTCTCACTTGATGTCGATCCTGACCCCCCAGATCCCGCTGGAAACGCCAACAAATCCCGAGGGTATGGCGCAAACACCTGAGTCTGGAGCGACTGTACAAGTCACTGCACAAGTTCATTCCATACCTCCTGCACTTGTACAGTTGACCCCTGCCCAATGGATGATTCTTGAGCACTCCGACACGCCACGCACTCTGAGCGAGCTTCTTGCGTTGACCAACTACAGGCAGCGAGCATTCTTTAAAGCCAAACAGGTGAGTCCGTTGATCGAAGCAGGTCTGCTTCGCATGACCCAGCCAGACAAACCCACTTCGTCGCGTCAGCAATATTTGATCACCGGATACGGTCTCAAGCTGAAGTTGGCTCGAAACGAATCGCCTCACGAAAGCACTCCATGA
- a CDS encoding ATP-binding protein, with protein MKYADLIQFEQIEEIVQLLDANRPEEAKRLVSTYVISDDMADRIASSFIPQLSFDEGVDHKGILVVGNYGTGKSHLMSVVSLLAEDAGYLSLIRNTKVIEAAKSIAGKFKVHRIEVSSKMTLREIVTQQLESFLERLGVNFTFPPVETVVNNKGDFEKMMSAFAEVYPDQGLLLVVDEFLEYLRSRKDHDLVLDLSFLRELGEVTKHLRFRFVAGVQEAIFDSSRFQHVSDSLRRVNERFTQIFLARQDVSFVVSERLLKKTVDQQTKIREYLAHFAPFYGSMNERMDDYVRLFPVHPEYIGTFERLVFSEKRGALATLRDQIQAILEEEVPTDRLGILSYDKFWGTITRNSALRADTNINPVLKVSEVLQERIQKAFTRPAYKAMALRVVQGLSVHRLTTGGDIYVAVGPTAEELRDTLCLFQPGIEDMGGEPAADLLTQVQTVLREILKTVNGQFISKAPDTEQYYLDLKKDIDYDAQIEKRADALSDDALDRSYYNAIKQLMERTDEAAYVTGHQIWQVQIEWLDRRAERNGYLFFGSPNDRPTAQPERDFYLYFIQPYDPSRFKDESRSDEVFFRLKDRDSVFDRHVATFAAAQDLAAMASGGAKTIYLERSKDALRQISKWLQDKQLTAIEVTHQGKKKPLQEWIKGVSLREKLRLGPDDRANFRDIIQVVAGIALGQQFEENAPDYPRFTQLVSEGNRKLMISNALRALAGGNRTKEATAILDALELLDGDRIDSKNSRYAKEVLSRLQAKGHGQVLNRSELVSGGGEIEYFHPLRARLEPDLLMVVLGALVHSGDLVLSIAGDKIDSTKLNLLAERSLEDLKQFKHLEPPKEINVAVLRGLFEFLELAPGLAQLATQGKEEAVKELQAAVNKLVHRILGVNSDLQGRLSLWGKALLSDEQLRDSKTRLDVLKSFTEGLNAYNTLGKLKNLRTTQDDLELQKRNLDVLIRTEYLVGVVQDLSGLASYLAQAEMVLDPTHEWVGKAQSMRTSVLDALVQDTEFKRTQELKQQLSLLKRDYVLAYTSLHTKARLGVSEDKSVGSLRKDPRLGSLRILTGISLMPTSQLNQFENRLSKLKSCASLIESELAVSTICPHCQFRPTQEQLDLPPSAILRSLDGDLDQLLASWQTTLLENLQDPTVQDAFGILKPSARDLVQAFIGDRKLSAPITPEFVQAAQDALSGLVKVVLTKDDIKTALVQGGSPATPEELRRRFEQLIADRSKGQDNTKLRFVVD; from the coding sequence CGTTGCGAGAAATCGTGACGCAGCAGCTCGAGTCTTTCCTTGAGCGGCTCGGAGTGAACTTCACGTTCCCTCCTGTCGAAACCGTTGTGAACAACAAGGGTGATTTCGAGAAGATGATGTCGGCCTTTGCCGAGGTTTACCCTGACCAGGGACTCCTGCTCGTGGTAGACGAATTCTTGGAGTATCTGCGGTCCCGTAAAGACCACGACCTTGTCCTTGATCTGTCGTTCCTGCGCGAACTCGGCGAGGTGACCAAGCACCTACGGTTCCGATTCGTTGCCGGTGTCCAAGAAGCCATTTTCGACAGCTCTCGCTTCCAGCACGTGTCGGATAGTCTGCGTCGGGTGAACGAGCGCTTCACCCAGATCTTTCTCGCTCGTCAAGACGTGAGCTTTGTGGTCTCGGAGCGTTTGCTGAAAAAGACCGTGGACCAACAAACCAAGATCCGCGAATACCTGGCGCACTTTGCCCCCTTCTACGGCTCCATGAATGAGCGGATGGACGACTACGTTCGACTGTTCCCTGTTCATCCCGAGTACATCGGAACCTTTGAACGCCTGGTCTTCTCCGAGAAGCGAGGTGCGTTGGCTACTCTGCGCGACCAGATCCAAGCGATCCTCGAGGAAGAGGTTCCGACCGATCGCCTTGGCATCCTCAGCTACGACAAATTTTGGGGAACGATTACTCGCAACTCCGCTCTACGCGCAGACACCAACATCAATCCTGTGCTCAAGGTGTCTGAAGTCTTGCAGGAAAGAATCCAGAAGGCATTTACTCGTCCGGCCTATAAGGCGATGGCTCTGCGTGTCGTTCAGGGTTTGTCTGTGCACCGCCTCACTACCGGTGGCGACATTTATGTGGCGGTTGGGCCAACAGCGGAAGAGCTTCGTGATACCCTTTGCCTGTTCCAACCAGGTATCGAAGACATGGGTGGCGAGCCTGCTGCAGACCTCCTAACCCAGGTCCAAACCGTTCTGCGTGAAATCCTCAAGACCGTCAACGGTCAGTTCATCTCGAAGGCACCAGACACCGAGCAGTACTACCTGGATCTCAAGAAGGACATCGACTACGATGCCCAGATTGAAAAACGGGCTGATGCACTGTCCGACGATGCGCTCGATCGCTCCTACTACAACGCCATCAAGCAGTTGATGGAGAGGACAGATGAGGCGGCGTACGTTACGGGGCATCAGATCTGGCAGGTTCAGATCGAATGGTTGGATCGACGCGCGGAACGCAACGGGTACTTGTTCTTTGGATCTCCCAACGACAGACCTACAGCACAACCAGAACGTGACTTCTACCTCTACTTCATCCAGCCCTACGACCCCAGCCGTTTCAAGGACGAGAGCCGGTCCGACGAAGTGTTCTTCCGGTTGAAAGATCGAGACTCCGTATTCGATCGCCATGTTGCCACCTTCGCGGCGGCACAAGACCTTGCGGCCATGGCGAGTGGCGGAGCCAAGACCATTTACTTGGAGCGTAGTAAGGATGCGCTGCGGCAAATCAGCAAGTGGCTCCAGGACAAACAACTCACCGCGATCGAGGTGACGCATCAGGGGAAGAAGAAGCCCCTGCAAGAGTGGATCAAAGGCGTCTCCCTTCGTGAAAAACTCCGGTTGGGTCCTGATGATCGCGCGAACTTCCGCGACATCATCCAGGTCGTTGCCGGTATCGCCTTGGGTCAACAATTTGAGGAGAATGCTCCGGATTACCCAAGGTTCACTCAGCTTGTGTCGGAAGGCAATCGCAAGCTAATGATCTCCAACGCCCTCAGAGCGTTGGCGGGCGGCAACCGCACCAAGGAAGCTACGGCCATTCTTGATGCTCTTGAGCTGTTGGATGGGGACCGCATTGATTCCAAAAATTCTCGCTATGCCAAGGAAGTGCTCTCCCGCCTTCAAGCCAAGGGACACGGACAGGTCCTCAACCGTTCTGAACTGGTAAGTGGTGGAGGTGAGATCGAGTACTTCCACCCCTTACGTGCACGATTGGAACCAGATCTTTTGATGGTCGTCCTCGGTGCCTTGGTTCATTCCGGTGATCTGGTGCTCTCCATTGCAGGAGACAAGATCGACTCGACCAAACTGAACCTGTTGGCCGAACGTTCCCTGGAAGACCTGAAGCAGTTCAAGCATCTGGAGCCTCCCAAGGAAATCAATGTCGCAGTGCTTCGTGGACTGTTCGAGTTCCTGGAACTCGCACCAGGACTAGCACAACTTGCTACCCAAGGAAAAGAGGAAGCGGTCAAGGAACTCCAAGCCGCTGTGAACAAACTGGTCCATCGCATTCTCGGAGTGAACTCCGATCTTCAAGGGCGACTATCCCTCTGGGGCAAGGCTCTCCTCAGCGACGAGCAACTGCGCGATTCCAAGACCCGATTGGACGTCTTGAAGTCGTTCACGGAAGGGTTAAACGCATACAACACCCTAGGTAAGCTGAAAAACCTGCGGACCACCCAAGACGACCTTGAACTACAGAAGCGGAACTTGGATGTCCTGATTCGCACGGAGTATCTCGTTGGAGTGGTCCAAGATCTGAGTGGTTTGGCATCCTACCTCGCACAGGCCGAGATGGTACTCGATCCAACCCACGAGTGGGTCGGCAAGGCGCAAAGCATGCGAACCTCCGTTCTGGATGCTCTGGTCCAAGACACGGAGTTCAAGCGAACCCAAGAGCTAAAACAGCAGTTGAGCCTGCTCAAGCGCGATTACGTGCTCGCCTACACAAGCCTTCACACCAAGGCTCGCTTGGGAGTAAGCGAAGACAAGTCCGTTGGCTCTTTGCGCAAAGATCCACGCCTCGGATCGCTTCGTATTCTGACGGGTATCTCGTTGATGCCCACCAGCCAGCTTAACCAGTTTGAAAATCGCCTGAGTAAGCTGAAGAGTTGCGCATCCCTCATTGAATCTGAACTGGCAGTAAGCACGATCTGCCCCCACTGCCAGTTCCGACCGACACAGGAACAGCTTGATCTTCCGCCATCAGCCATTTTGCGATCGCTGGACGGAGATTTGGATCAGCTTCTGGCGAGCTGGCAAACCACGCTGCTGGAAAACCTGCAAGATCCAACGGTTCAGGATGCGTTCGGGATCCTCAAGCCAAGCGCCCGGGATCTGGTACAAGCGTTCATCGGAGATCGGAAGCTGTCAGCTCCGATAACGCCGGAATTTGTCCAGGCGGCCCAAGATGCCTTGTCCGGGCTTGTGAAGGTCGTTCTTACAAAAGACGACATCAAGACGGCATTGGTGCAGGGAGGATCACCGGCTACCCCCGAAGAACTTCGCCGTCGCTTTGAGCAGCTTATTGCAGACCGCAGCAAGGGGCAGGACAACACCAAGCTGCGCTTTGTGGTGGACTGA